One Ilumatobacter coccineus YM16-304 genomic window, ACGGTCATGCGGCCGACTCCACACCCGAACTCCATGCACGATTCGACCGCAGCGACGTCGACACCGTTGCGTCGGAGGAGGGCGTCGAGATGATCGACGTGGAATTCTCCCGACGCGTAGAACTCGGCAGTGTCGGCGAGTTGGTCGCGTTTGTACTGGTCGGCGCTCAACACCGACCAGAACGGCTCGTCGACCCCGACCGTCTCCCAGGTGGCTCGCACTCGTTCGAACGCCGCATCGAGCTGCTCCGCGCCGACCTCGACGTCGACCTCCATCGTCGGGTCGGACGGACCGAGACGGGTCTCGGCGTGGAACGGCGCTCGGAACGACTCCGCGGCCGAGAGCGTGTGGCGAACGTCGGGGTCGGTGGTGAGCCAGTCGACGAACTGCGACGACCGGAGGAGGCGTGCCCGGATGCGCTCGGACTCGACGACCCGCTGGGCGAGCGAACTCACGCCGCCCTTGGCACGAGCAGAGATGCGTGCGCCACGAGTCGCTGCATCGGGGTGGTCGTTCATGTGGGTCTCCATTCGGCCGGAATGGCGGAGGGTGCGAAGGGCGGTCGGGGCGCCGAAGCGGCCACCGATGATGTTGCGTCAATGTAGAGCGCGTCCACCCGGATCGGGGCGACCGAATGGGGGTGCGAGGTTTCGACGGCCGCGACCGCTAGTCTGGCGGAGTTACAACTGAGGCGAAGTGGGGTTCATCCCCCACCTGGCCACAACCGATCCGGAGCGATCCGCATCAATCGTGCGCCC contains:
- a CDS encoding class I SAM-dependent methyltransferase; translation: MNDHPDAATRGARISARAKGGVSSLAQRVVESERIRARLLRSSQFVDWLTTDPDVRHTLSAAESFRAPFHAETRLGPSDPTMEVDVEVGAEQLDAAFERVRATWETVGVDEPFWSVLSADQYKRDQLADTAEFYASGEFHVDHLDALLRRNGVDVAAVESCMEFGCGVGRMTVWLARRFAQVTGCDISRPHLDLARAEIDRRGLDNIELLHVADKDGLGALPQVDLVYSVIVLQHNPPPIMAFILGRLLASVRPGGHAVIQLPTYDRRYHFSIDEYLAPESVDGILMHVLPQPDVFAIIRDAGCELLEVYADHLAGMEPKTMSNTFVVRRPA